The following is a genomic window from Variovorax paradoxus.
CCACCGGCCCCCAGATGAGCGCCGCGCCCACCGCGGGCAGCAGCGACAGAAACGCCATGAGCACCGCCCACAGCAGCGCGCCCTGCACGTTCAGCAGCCAGAAGGCGATCCCGCCGATAGCGCCCTGCGCAATGGCCACCGCCACGTTGCCCTTGACGGTGGCGCGGATCACGGTGGTGAACTTGTTCAGCAGGTAGTGCGTATGCGGCTTGGCAAGCGGTACGGCTTCGCGCATCGTCTTGGACAGCTCCGAGCCGTCGCGCACCAGGAAGTAGAGCAGGTACAGCATCACGAAGAAGCTGATGAGAAAGTCGAAGGTGTTCTGGCCGATGGTGAGCGCCTGGCCCGCGATGAGCTGGCTGCCTTGCGCCGCGCCGGCGGAAATGCGGGCCTGCCAGGCTTCCATGTCACCCAGGTTGAAGCGGTCGAAAATGCTCATCAGCCATTGCGGCATGGCATTGAGAATCTGCTGGAAGTAGGCCGCAAAGTTGATCTGCCCCGAGCGGATGCTCTGCGTGACCTGCACGATTTCTTGCACCAGCGACACGCCCACCATGGCCAGCGGAAGAATCACGATGAACAGGCAGATGGTCAAGGTCGACAGGGCGGCGGCGTTGCGCTTGCCCGGCATTTTCTTGAGCAGCCACTTGTAGAGCGGCGTGAACAGGATGGCCAGCGCCACCCCCCACAGCACCGCGCCGAAGAACGGCATCAGCACCCAGAGAAAAGCGACGGTGACTACGGCGAGCAGGGCGAGGAACACGCCGCGCTGGAGTTGGGGTGAGTTCATATGTGACTCGGACTGTAGCCGAGCCTGAACGTGCGTTTGTGTCGGTCGAAATGCCTTGTCGGCTAGCGCCTGTTGCGCGGCAGCGCCACCGGCGACAGCGTGGCGCGCAGGCGGGCCGGCGCGTCCGGCTCGGCGGCGGTGTCTACCTCGAGGGAGCGCTCGACATTGCCGATGTGTTCGATCATGAGCTTGCGCGCCGTGGCCGTGTCGCCGGCCTCCAGTGCGGCCACGATCGCGTCATGTTCGGCGCAAGACTGCCCGGCTTCATGCTTCGACTGGTACAGCGTGGCCGCGAGCGTGGTGCGGGCCGTCAGGTCGCGCAGCACATCGACCAGCAGCTGGTGGCCCATCTGCTCGGCCAGGCAGACATGAAAGTCCGCCAGCAGAAAGGCGCGCGTGGCGGCGTCGGCACCCTCGATGGCGCGCCGCTCGTCGGCAATGTGGTCGCGCAGCTTGCGTATGACTTTTTGCAGCGGCCGGCCTTCGCTATCGGCAAGGATGCCCGCTTCGACGATGCGCCGCGCCGAAAAAGCGTCGCGCGCTTCTTCGGCCGAGGGCTCCACCACGTACCAGCCGCGGCGCGACTGGACCTCGACGAAGCCGCGTGCCTGCAGTTGCATGAGCGCCTCGCGCACCATGGTGCGGCTGACCGCGAAGTTCTCGGCCAGGGCCTGCTCGCCCAGCCGCTCGCCCGGCGCGAGCTTTTGCGCCAGGATGGCTTCGACCACCCGCTCGGCAATGGAGGTGGGATTGACGGTGTCGGCAGCCATTGTTGTCAGTGGCTGCCGGCACCTGCGCCCAAGGGTGCCGTGGGCAGCTCGAGTTCGGCCAGCGGTTCGTCGTCGGGCGCATAGGTGCCGTTGAGCACGGCGTGGGCGCGTTCGCGGTCGATGTCGCCTTCCCAGGCCGCGACGGCCACCGTGGCCACGCAGTTGCCGATGAGGTTGCCCAGCGCGCGGGCAATGCCCATGAACCAGTCGACCGAGAGCACCAGCACCAGGCCAATGGCAGGAATGGCCGGTATTGCGTGCAGCGTGGCGGCCAGCACCACGATGGCTGAGCCCGGCACGCCGTGCGCGCCCTTCGAGGTGACCAGCGCAATGGCCAGGATGGTCAGCAGGTCGGCCATCGAGACCGGCGTGTTGGTGGCCTGCGCAATGAACACCGCCGCGAGCGTGATGTAGATCGAAAAGGCGTCCAAGTTGAACGAATAGCCCGTGGGAATCACAAGGCCGACCGTCGAATCGCGAATGCCCATGCGGCGCAGCTTGGCCATGATCTGCGGCAGCACGCTGTCCGACGAGGTGGTGGCAAACACGATGGCGAGTTCTTCGCGCAGGTAGCGCAGCAGCTTCCACAGGCTGAAGCCCGACATGCGCATGACCAGCCCCAGCACTCCGAACACGAAGATCAGCACCGCGCCGTAGAAGAGGGCAACCAGCATGCCGAGCTGCTTGAGCGAGCCGATGCCGTATTTGCCCACCGTAAAGGCAATGGCGCCGAGCACCCCCAGCGGCGCGAGCTTGATGATGATGCCCATGATCTTGAAAAGCACCAGCGAAAGCGCGTCCACCACCGCGCCCACCGGCTTGCCTCGCTCGCCCAGGAGCGACAGCGCGGAGCCGAACAGCACCGCGAACAGCAGCACCTGCAGCACGTCGCCGGTGGCAAAGGCGTTGACCACCGTGGTGGGAATCAGCTTCATCAGGAACTCGACCGTGCCGCCGCTGGTGAGCTTGTCGGCGTTCGAGGCATAGGCGCTCATGGCGGTGGCGTCGAGCTTGCCCGGGTCCACGTTCATGCCCACGCCAGGCTGGAACACAAAGGCCAGCACCAGGCCCATGGCCAGCGCAATGGTGGTCAGCACCTCGAAGTAGATCAGGGCCTTGACGCCCACCCGGCCCACCCGCTTCAGGTCGCCCGCGCCCGCAATGCCGTGCACCACCACGCAGAACACCAACACGGGGATGATCATCTTGATCAGCTTGATGAAACCGTCGCCGAGCGGCTTGAGCTTGACGGCGAACTCCGGCACGAAGAGGCCTGCCAGCACGCCGAGCACCAGCGCAATGACGACCTGGCCGAAGAGGGATTTGACGAAGCGGGGCATGGAGGAACCTTCCATTGGTTGAATGCAAGATCTACAAAATCTTGTATGCAAGCAATGTAGGCAAGAATTTCAGGACGCGCAGCAGGGTATTCCCGGGCCAGGAGACTTGTGTGGGGGGGCGATAAAGCGATGACGCGCCGAGATGCGTAACAGCCCGTCACCCGGACCGTGCACACTTCGGATGTGCGGTCATCTCCTTGTCACTGCTCTCGAAGGCACCTATGCGTCTGGCTGAGTTCATCAACATCCATAGCGAGACGATCGTTGCCGAGGCGGCCCGATACGCGCGCACGCTGGCGCCGCTTGCACATGAATCGGAGCTGACCCTCAGGGATCACATCCCCAAGATCCTCGAAGCGATCGTGCTCGACCTGGAGAACAGCCAGTCTTCCACCGAAGCACACGCCAAGTCTCTGGGCCAAGGCGCCGCCCTCTCAGGCCTGGAGCATTCGGCTGCTCAAACGCATGGGCGGCAAAGAGCCAGAAGCGGGCTTCAGATGACCCAGCTGGTCGCCGAGTACCGCGCGCTCAGAGCGGGTGTGCTCAGGTTGTGGGCAGAAAAGGAGCCCATTGCGGTTTCGGTGGTCGACGTCATCAGGTTCAACGAAGCAATCGACCAGGCCGTGGCGGAATCCGTCGAGTTCTTCTCCGAGGAAACCGATCAGCTCAGGAACGTGTTCCTGGGTGTGCTGGGGCATGACCTGCGCGGACCCCTGAATGCGATCCTGCTCACCGCGGAGCTCATTTCTAGAAAAACCAAGGAATCGCCGTTGTCAGAGGTGGGCGTGCTGATACGCAGTGGCCGGCGAATGGCGTCGCTGCTGGACACTCTGCTGCAGTACAACAGGTCGGCGCTGGGTGGAGGCATGAAGATTCACCGGGAGCTCACCAATCTGGGCGAACAATGTGCGGCAGAAATCGAACTGTTGCGCGCTGCGCTTCCGGATGCGCATATCGATTTTTCGGCCGAGGCGGACACAGACGGATTGTTCGACGCTTCAGCCGTGCGCGAAGCATTGGGAAATCTGGTCAACAACGCGGCCACCTACGGGGATGACGGGCCTGTTTCGGTGACATTGACGGGTGGCGTTGGCGCCGTCTTCCTCAAGGTCGCGAATACGGGCCAGGAGATTCCCTCCGCGGAAATTCCCAAGTTGTTCAAGGCACTCGAGCGAGGTTCTGCGGCCGATGCTTCCGGCAACCGGACAAACCTCGGGCTTGGCCTCTTCATCGTGCAGCAGATCGTTGCTGCACATGGCGGCCAGGTCCGATGCGCGAGCTCGGCAGCGGGCACGGCCTTCGAGCTGGAGTTGCCGCGAGTCGAGGCGGCAGCGCCACGAGCTGCGTAACACCGCATTCGTCATCCGGTAGTCTTGGGCCTTCCTGGCGTGGGCAAGGGGAAGGAGATTGATCAACCGATGAAGGAACATTCAGTGGTCATTGTTGGCGCAGGTCCGACGGGGCTGGTGCTGGGCGGCGAGTTGGCGTTGGCGGGCGTGGATGTGGCCATCGTCGAACGCCGCCCGAACCAGGAGCTCGCCGGTTCGCGCGCCGGCGGGCTGAGCTCGCGCACCCTCGAGGTTTTCGATCAGCGCGGAATCGTGGACCGGTTTCTCGCCGAGGGGCAGGTCGCCCAAGTCACCGGATTCGCGGTGACACGCCTGGACATCAGCGATTTTCCGACCCGACACAACTACGGGCTGGCGTTACGGCAGAAGCATATCGAGCGCATCCTCGCCGGCTGGGTCGAGGAGTTGTCGGTGCCGATCTATCGCAGCCGTGAATTGGCATCTTTCACGCAAGACGGCAGCGGCGTCGCCATCGAGCTGTCCGATGGCGAGGCGCTGCGGGCAAGCTATCTTGTCGGCTGCGACGGCGGCCGCAGCCTGGTCCGCAAAACCGCCGGCATCGAATTCCAAGGATGGGACGCCACGACCAGCAGCATTCTCGCGGAGGCGGAAATGGCCGAGGAGCCGCCGCTGGGCGTGCATCGCACGGCGCGAGGTGTCTATGCCTTCGGCAGGGAGGCGTATGAAATTCGCGACGGCAAGATTGTCTTTGCCAAGGAAGGTCCGATAGGGGTCATGGTGACCGAAAAGACCTCCGGCGCCACAACCGAACCCACGCTGCGCGATCTCCGCGAAGCACTCATCGACGCATGCGGAACGGACTACGGGGTTCATAGCCCAAGCTGGATTTCCAGGTTCACCGACATGTCGCGCCAGGCCCAGGCCTATCGCAGGGGCCGGGTGCTCCTGGCCGGCGATGCGGCGCATGTGCATTCGCCTGTCGGCGGACAAGGCCTCAACACGGGCGTGCAGGACGCGGTCAATCTGGGCTGGAAGTTGGCCCAGGTGGTGAAAGGAACATCGCCTGAAAGCCTGCTCGACACGTATCACGCCGAGCGGCACCCGGTTGCGGCGCGTGTGTTGCGCACGACGATGGCACAGGTCGCATTGCAACGCACCGATGAGCGCACGGATGCCTTGCGCGAGATCGTATTGGAGCTGCTCGGCATGGAGGAGCCTCGCAAGCGAATCGCCGCCGAGATGTCCGGACTCGGTATTCGCTACGACCTGGGCGGCGAGCATCCCCTGGTCGGCCGCCGCATGCCTGACCTTGACCTGGTCACGCCCGAAGGTTCCACGCGTGTGTTCGCGCTGCTGCGGGATGCGCGGCCCGTGTTTCTGGATCTCGGCGCGCCGGGCCGATTCGACCTCACGCCCTGGTCCGACCGCATCAAGCGGGTTCACGGCGAATGTGCCGGTCCGTGGGAGCTGCCTGCGCTGGGCCTGGTGACCGCGCCATCGGCAGTGCTGATCAGGCCCGATGGATATGTGGCATGGGTGTGCGACGGGACGCCGGATGGGCTCTGGCAGGCAATGAACATCTGGTTCGGCGGTCTCGCGTCATCAAAGAATTGAACCAGGAGTCCCGATCTTCATGCTTGCGCTCAATCGGCGTACTCGCCGGCGTCCTTGATGACCTGCGACCAGCGGATCTTCTCAGCTTCCACGAACTTCCTGTGGCCGGCCGGGGTCAGGCGGTCGTCATTCACAACGGTGAGGCCCAGCGCCTCTTCGCGCTTGATGAGCTCCGGATCCTTCAAGGCGGCGCGAAGCGCTGCGTTCAACTTGTCCAACACCGCGGGCGGTGTTCCCTTGGGCGCATACAAGCCGTGCCAGACCTGTACGTCGAAGTCCTTGAGCCCGGATTCCGACAGCGTGGCAGTGTCCTTGAGCGATGGCAGCGGCAGGCGCTTGAGGCTCGTGATGCCGTAGACCTTGACCTTCTTGCCCTCGATTTGCGGAACAGCGTTGGTGGCCTGCTCGCACATGAGATCGACCTGCCCGCCAATGAGGTCTGTCATGGCCGGCGCGGTTCCTTTGTAGGGCACCGCGGTCATGGTGGTCTTGAGCGCGCTCTGGAACATCAAGCCGCACAGATGCGACGCAGAGCCCAGCCCTGCATGGGCCAGGTTGACCTTTCCGCCGTTCGCCGCAACCCACTTGCGCAAGTCCGCGAAGCTGTTGGCTTCCAGGCTCGGCTTGCCGATCACCACCGAAGGGGCTTCGTTGATCAGGCCCAGCATCTCGAAGTCATCGGGCACCTTGTAAGGGAGCTTGCGATACAGCGCGGGCGCGGTAGCCATGCCGATGTGGTGCACCAGCAGCGTGTAGCCGTCCGGCGCGGCGCGCGCCACCTTGGCCGAGCCGATGGTGCCGCCCGCACCGGCTGCGTTGTCGACGACCACGGTCTGGCCGAGCGGCTTGCGCAGGGCCTCGGCCAGGTCGCGGGCGATCTTGTCGCTCGGGCCGCCGGCCGCGAACGGGACAACCAGCGTGACGGGCTTGTCCGGAAAGTCTGCAGAGGCCAACGTGGCCGAAGCCAGCAGGCCAATCCCCACGGCATGGCGCCAGATGCTTTTCATGGTGTTGTCTCCTTTGTGGGTTACCTGCTTCAGGCTGAAAGCGCTTGCATCTCGCGGTACAGGTCGGCCTTGCCCTCAAAGCCGATCCCCGGCAAGTCGGGCAGGGTCACGAAGCTGTTCTCGACCTTCACGCCATCGGGGAACCCGCCGAACGGCTGGAACAGGTCGGGGTAGGACTCGTTGCCGCCAAGGCCGAGGCCGGCCGCGATGTTCAGCGACATCTGGTGCCCGCCGTGCGGGATGCAGCGGCTGGCCGACCAGCCATGTTCCTTCAACATGTCCAGCGTGCGCAGGTACTCGACAAGGCCGTAGCTGAGCGCGCAGTCGAACTGCAGCCAGTCGCGGTCCGGGCGCATGCCGCCGTAGCGGATCAGGTTGCGCGCATCCTGCATCGAGAAAAGGTCTTCCCCCGTGGCCATCGGGTTCTTGTAGAAATTGCGGAGGGCCGCTTGCAGTTCGAAGTCCAGCGGGTCGCCCGGCTCCTCGTACCAGAACAGGTCGTACTGCGACAGGGCCTTGGCATAGGCAATCGCGGTTTCCAGGTCGAAGCGGCCGTTGGCGTCGACGCAGAGCTTCTGGCCGTCCTGCAGCACTTCCATGATCGAGTCGATGCGGCGCAGGTCTTCGTCGAGAGAGGCTCCGCCGATCTTCTTCTTCACGACCGTGTAGCCGCGGTCGATGTAGCTGCGCATCTCGTCCTTCAGCTTTCCATGGTCCTGCCCCGGGTAGTAGTAGCCGCCCGCCGCGTAGACGAAGATCTTGCGGTTGGGCTTGCCGTTGCCGTAGCGGTCGGCCAGCAATTGAAACAGCGGCTTGCCTTCGATCTTGGCCACCGCGTCCCACACCGCCATGTCGATGGTGCCGATGGCCACCGAGCGCTCGCCATGGCCGCCCGGCTTCTCATTGGTGAACATGGTGTTCCAGATCTTGTGCGGATCGAGGTTGTTGCCGCTGTCGTCGACGAGGGACGCCGGATTCGCTTCCATGATGCGCGGAATGAACCGCTCGCGCATCAGCTTGCCCTGGCCGTAGCGGCCGTTGGAGTTGAAGCCGTAGCCGACGACCGGCTTGCCATCGCGGATCACGTCGGTGATCACTGCGACCAGGCTCAACGTCATCTTGCTAAAGTCGATGTAGGCGTTGCGAATGGGCGAGCTGATGGGGATGGTCTTCTCGCGGATTTCGACGATCTTCACGGTTGTCTCCAGAACGGGTGAGTGGGAGACTGAATGGTCGGCCGTGCCGTCTTTTTGGGCCAATGTTCAATTTCTCAACTTCTATGCGCTGGACGAACCGGACATGAACCTGATCTGGCTTGACGACTTCCTGGCGTTGGCAGCAACGGGCAACTTCTCGCGTGCGGCAGACGAGCGCCACAGCTCCCAACCCGCATTCAGCCGCCGCATTCGCGCGCTGGAGGAGTGGATCGGCGCCGACTTGTTCGACCGCAGCACACAGCCCGCCACGCTCACCGAAGTTGGTGAGTGGTTTGCAGGCGTGGCGCAGGAATTGATCGCGAGGGTGGCCCGCGTGCCGGGCGACGCGAGGAAGATCGCGGAGGCCAGTTCGGTCACCTTGCGCATTGCGTGCACGCATGCGCTTTCCATGACCTTCCTGCCGCGATGGATCCGCAGTCTCGAGTCCAGCATTACGCTCGGGCCGGTGCAACTCATGTCCGACGTTCTCCAGCGTTGCGAATCGCTGATGCTGCAGAGCAAGGTGCAGTTCGTACTGAGCCACGCGCATCCTGATGCGCATGGCGCGCTCGATGCCGCCCCCTACCAGTCGGCCCCGATCGGCGAAGACATGCTGATCGCCGTGTCGGCGCCCAACAACTCCGGCAAGCCGCTGCATCAGCTTTCACGCAAGGGCGCAGCTGCCGTGCCGGTGCTCTTGTACACCGAAGAATCCGGACTGGGACGCATCATGCGTGCCGTAGTGAGCCGGCGCCTGGAGTCGCAAGCGGCACAGGCCATCTTCACGGCACATCTCGCCTCAGTCCTCCGGACGATGGCACTGGACGGCAGGGGCATCGCTTGGCTGCCGCAGACCCTCGTCGAGGAAGACATTGGCCAAGGGCGCCTTGTCGCCGCAGCGAGCGGCGAGTGGGACGTTCCGCTGCAAATAAGGCTCTACCGGGACAGCGAACTCTTGGGGAAGGCCGCGAATGAATTCTGGAGTGCCGCAATAGAGTGGGGGAGCGGCCTCCACGAAAGCAAAAGGAAGCAAGTTGCAAGTTAAGCGGATAGTCGCCAATTTCGCGGTGCTCGACCCGGGCCTGGCCCGGACGTTCTACCAGGATGTTCTTGGCCTCGAGCTCTTGATGGACCATGGATGGATCCAGACCTTTGGCTCTGCGGCCGAGATGACCGTGCAGGTAAGCTTTGCCGCAGAAGGTGGCTCCGGCACGCCGGTGCCGGACCTGTCGATTGAAGTGGATGATCTGAATGCTGCACTCGAGGGCATGAAAGCGGCCGGGTTCTCGATCGAGTACGGACCTGTCGACGAACCTTGGGGAGTCCGCCGTTTCTTCGTTCGCGACCCATTCGGGAGGCTGGTCAATATCCTCGCGCATGTATGAGAATCGGCGGGAGGCATGGCTTCTACGACGGGAATCGGCCATAAGCAGTCACCCAGCCGCAAGGCAGAATTCGCCCAGAAGCAGCCATTGGCATCGCACGCTTAGAGAACATGAACCCAACCGCTCCTTTGGCGCTTTCGGCGCTCCCAGACCCGACGGACCGACAGGCGGTGTTCGCGTTCGCAATGACGTTCAACGGGTATGAGCACTTCGGGTCGAGCGAAGCGGCGCTCGCCGCGGCCCGTGAGCGCCGGCGGTCTTCGTTGGTTGATGTTCGCAATGAGCTCTTCCTCGCCGCCCGAGCCTCGCGACATGGAGACAACGGCGACTACCTTGAGCGCTATCGGGAACTGCTGCCTGTCTTCCAGCGCCTACTCGCTGCGTAGCGGGTGAGGCCCGCACACAATGGAAATGCTGAATACGGCCAGAACCCGACGTTCGCTGACTTGGTCCAGTTCGCTCCGAAGCCGACCTTCGCAGCGCGCATACGACAACCTCTGATGGTCGATTGAGCGCCCGCCTTGAAGTGCGTGCGCACAAACTGACCTCTCATGAACAATGGGCACCTATGTCCCGTCTCGCTGCCTTCCTTCTTTTTTTCATTCACATGGCCACCTACGCAGGCAGCTTCTTTCCGCCCGAATACAAGCAATTCGCCTTCAAGGAGGGCGATGTGCTAGCGAGCAATCGAAGCGACGGCAAGTTTGCAGTCAATAAAATCCTCAAAGTGGACCGCTTCGATTTCAAGAAAGGCACCGCAATCAGCATCCAGGGCAAGCCCTTCGTCGCGACGGAAGATGACTACTTGTTGATCGTGAGCTGCGCGCTCGGTGAAGCGGAGTTCAAGTCACTTGATGAAGCCCGCCAGGCTGCGAAGGCGGGGCGCTGGACGATTAAGCTCGGGCATGTTCCCAATCGGTCGCCCGGGGCGGCAGCCGGACAAATTCTTGTAGGCAGTGCGCCGGTTTCTGAGGCTGAGCTCACAGGCTACCGTCAGTGGAAAGCAGCCTTCGAAAGAGGAGAGGCAGGCATTTTTTGACGCCCTGGACCCAACTTTAAGAGCGGGCGGCGGGGCCCCAACGACGGTGGGGCAACAATGAAGATTGGTTTGGGCCCGCCACAGCCGGTCCGCATGCGGCGGAATCCGGCCCAAACCAGACGCTCGCCCATGTTCCAGAATCTGGGCGCACAAACGGCATCTCTAGGAAGACTCGGCATGGGGAAGAGTTGGGGTATCGCTAGGTTCTATGGCATGGGCTCCATGGAGTACCGGCTGGAATCCGGAGAATGGTTGGCAGACAGTAGGCTCTTTGATGGAGCATCGATTCAGCTGTTCGAGACGATGGCCGAGGCAGATGCTCGAGCCGAGAAGCTCGACCAGCAAGCCCAGCCTCATGGTGTTCAGTTCATGATCGATTCCCAAGGTAAGGTGCTTACCGTGCGAAAAAAGGAAACCAATCAATCAAAGAAGATCGGTCGTCGCTAGGCCGGACCTGGCCACAACCGGCCCGTGTCTCCCATCGCTCAACTGATTCGAACCCCTATATGTGGCCCTTCAAAAAAAGCGCGTCGGTCTCGCCAGCTCACGCCATCCCGCCTTCAGAAAAGGTTGTAGAGGCCACGGGCGGTCGAGACAGCCCGGTTTACTGCCGCGTTGAATTCGAGTCGAATGGCGAGAAGAGCGCGTCGACGTTTGCGACTTCGTGAATCTGGAAGACAGGGGCATCACGCTGTTCGTGCGGGTCAAGCGAATTGGTGGCGAAACATCGGTACCGGTGACCATTGCGCGGGCCACGCTTGAAGCTCGCTTCGGAGCGGGACCCGGCGACAAGGATCTCGCTCATGCTTACTTGGTCCAACGAGCGGCGATCAACGCCAAAGTGTTGGAACTTGCTCCAGCCGGCGACGTGTACACGGACGCCAACCCGATGCTTTTGGGAGCAACTAGACACATATGTGGAAAACTCTAACGTGCGTGAATTTCTGCCGATATGTGGGTTGATCGAGACAGTGTGGTGGCGCTCACGGACGCGAGAAATCGAAGCGCGGGCTGATGGAGCGCTGATCGCGCCGATGGCCGCAAATAGTACGATCTATCTCCCCTGCATTAGCCGATTTGAAAGTACTGGAGCAACGCTATGGCGCCTTCGGAGCGTTTTCATCACGGAGAGTGGACGTTCGACTTGTTTGTTCTGCCGGCGGAAGATGGCAGCAGCTTTTCCGGCACCGTAGACATTTCCCGAGGCCGCACCCATCGCTGCAAGCTAGTGCTGGCCAAGCCTGCAACGTCGCGAGAGGTGGGGATTGCGGAACTGAGGGCGCAATGCCTGACATGGGTGGCAGGCCAAATGACGGCGCCCGATTGAGGCAACATCCAGCCAACACTGGTGATCAACGAAAGGCTCGCCTCTGCGAGGGACCCGACCTCCTGAGTACGTTCACGAAGTGGCGCTTGGCCACATCCCGGGCGTGTTTCGCCAATGCTTGTTCGTCCGGGCTGGGCGCCGACGACTCGCCGCGAAAGTAGGCGACGAGTCTCCTGTTCACGCAGGCCTCCGCCTGGCGCGCGAGCCGTTCCGACTCCCTCCATATTTGCAGAGATTCAGCAAACTGCGATTCACGTTTTGCCATGGTGATTCGAGCAACTTAACGGCC
Proteins encoded in this region:
- a CDS encoding AI-2E family transporter; its protein translation is MNSPQLQRGVFLALLAVVTVAFLWVLMPFFGAVLWGVALAILFTPLYKWLLKKMPGKRNAAALSTLTICLFIVILPLAMVGVSLVQEIVQVTQSIRSGQINFAAYFQQILNAMPQWLMSIFDRFNLGDMEAWQARISAGAAQGSQLIAGQALTIGQNTFDFLISFFVMLYLLYFLVRDGSELSKTMREAVPLAKPHTHYLLNKFTTVIRATVKGNVAVAIAQGAIGGIAFWLLNVQGALLWAVLMAFLSLLPAVGAALIWGPVAIYFLATGHFWQGGILIFVGVFVIGLVDNILRPVLVGKDTQMPDYIVLMSTIGGMAIFGINGFVVGPVIAALFMAAWSLFVESGQWENPASTADANADKKRN
- a CDS encoding GntR family transcriptional regulator encodes the protein MAADTVNPTSIAERVVEAILAQKLAPGERLGEQALAENFAVSRTMVREALMQLQARGFVEVQSRRGWYVVEPSAEEARDAFSARRIVEAGILADSEGRPLQKVIRKLRDHIADERRAIEGADAATRAFLLADFHVCLAEQMGHQLLVDVLRDLTARTTLAATLYQSKHEAGQSCAEHDAIVAALEAGDTATARKLMIEHIGNVERSLEVDTAAEPDAPARLRATLSPVALPRNRR
- a CDS encoding C4-dicarboxylate transporter DctA; translated protein: MPRFVKSLFGQVVIALVLGVLAGLFVPEFAVKLKPLGDGFIKLIKMIIPVLVFCVVVHGIAGAGDLKRVGRVGVKALIYFEVLTTIALAMGLVLAFVFQPGVGMNVDPGKLDATAMSAYASNADKLTSGGTVEFLMKLIPTTVVNAFATGDVLQVLLFAVLFGSALSLLGERGKPVGAVVDALSLVLFKIMGIIIKLAPLGVLGAIAFTVGKYGIGSLKQLGMLVALFYGAVLIFVFGVLGLVMRMSGFSLWKLLRYLREELAIVFATTSSDSVLPQIMAKLRRMGIRDSTVGLVIPTGYSFNLDAFSIYITLAAVFIAQATNTPVSMADLLTILAIALVTSKGAHGVPGSAIVVLAATLHAIPAIPAIGLVLVLSVDWFMGIARALGNLIGNCVATVAVAAWEGDIDRERAHAVLNGTYAPDDEPLAELELPTAPLGAGAGSH
- a CDS encoding sensor histidine kinase; the encoded protein is MRLAEFINIHSETIVAEAARYARTLAPLAHESELTLRDHIPKILEAIVLDLENSQSSTEAHAKSLGQGAALSGLEHSAAQTHGRQRARSGLQMTQLVAEYRALRAGVLRLWAEKEPIAVSVVDVIRFNEAIDQAVAESVEFFSEETDQLRNVFLGVLGHDLRGPLNAILLTAELISRKTKESPLSEVGVLIRSGRRMASLLDTLLQYNRSALGGGMKIHRELTNLGEQCAAEIELLRAALPDAHIDFSAEADTDGLFDASAVREALGNLVNNAATYGDDGPVSVTLTGGVGAVFLKVANTGQEIPSAEIPKLFKALERGSAADASGNRTNLGLGLFIVQQIVAAHGGQVRCASSAAGTAFELELPRVEAAAPRAA
- a CDS encoding FAD-dependent monooxygenase, encoding MKEHSVVIVGAGPTGLVLGGELALAGVDVAIVERRPNQELAGSRAGGLSSRTLEVFDQRGIVDRFLAEGQVAQVTGFAVTRLDISDFPTRHNYGLALRQKHIERILAGWVEELSVPIYRSRELASFTQDGSGVAIELSDGEALRASYLVGCDGGRSLVRKTAGIEFQGWDATTSSILAEAEMAEEPPLGVHRTARGVYAFGREAYEIRDGKIVFAKEGPIGVMVTEKTSGATTEPTLRDLREALIDACGTDYGVHSPSWISRFTDMSRQAQAYRRGRVLLAGDAAHVHSPVGGQGLNTGVQDAVNLGWKLAQVVKGTSPESLLDTYHAERHPVAARVLRTTMAQVALQRTDERTDALREIVLELLGMEEPRKRIAAEMSGLGIRYDLGGEHPLVGRRMPDLDLVTPEGSTRVFALLRDARPVFLDLGAPGRFDLTPWSDRIKRVHGECAGPWELPALGLVTAPSAVLIRPDGYVAWVCDGTPDGLWQAMNIWFGGLASSKN
- a CDS encoding tripartite tricarboxylate transporter substrate-binding protein, coding for MKSIWRHAVGIGLLASATLASADFPDKPVTLVVPFAAGGPSDKIARDLAEALRKPLGQTVVVDNAAGAGGTIGSAKVARAAPDGYTLLVHHIGMATAPALYRKLPYKVPDDFEMLGLINEAPSVVIGKPSLEANSFADLRKWVAANGGKVNLAHAGLGSASHLCGLMFQSALKTTMTAVPYKGTAPAMTDLIGGQVDLMCEQATNAVPQIEGKKVKVYGITSLKRLPLPSLKDTATLSESGLKDFDVQVWHGLYAPKGTPPAVLDKLNAALRAALKDPELIKREEALGLTVVNDDRLTPAGHRKFVEAEKIRWSQVIKDAGEYAD
- a CDS encoding mandelate racemase/muconate lactonizing enzyme family protein, whose protein sequence is MKIVEIREKTIPISSPIRNAYIDFSKMTLSLVAVITDVIRDGKPVVGYGFNSNGRYGQGKLMRERFIPRIMEANPASLVDDSGNNLDPHKIWNTMFTNEKPGGHGERSVAIGTIDMAVWDAVAKIEGKPLFQLLADRYGNGKPNRKIFVYAAGGYYYPGQDHGKLKDEMRSYIDRGYTVVKKKIGGASLDEDLRRIDSIMEVLQDGQKLCVDANGRFDLETAIAYAKALSQYDLFWYEEPGDPLDFELQAALRNFYKNPMATGEDLFSMQDARNLIRYGGMRPDRDWLQFDCALSYGLVEYLRTLDMLKEHGWSASRCIPHGGHQMSLNIAAGLGLGGNESYPDLFQPFGGFPDGVKVENSFVTLPDLPGIGFEGKADLYREMQALSA
- a CDS encoding LysR substrate-binding domain-containing protein; its protein translation is MNLIWLDDFLALAATGNFSRAADERHSSQPAFSRRIRALEEWIGADLFDRSTQPATLTEVGEWFAGVAQELIARVARVPGDARKIAEASSVTLRIACTHALSMTFLPRWIRSLESSITLGPVQLMSDVLQRCESLMLQSKVQFVLSHAHPDAHGALDAAPYQSAPIGEDMLIAVSAPNNSGKPLHQLSRKGAAAVPVLLYTEESGLGRIMRAVVSRRLESQAAQAIFTAHLASVLRTMALDGRGIAWLPQTLVEEDIGQGRLVAAASGEWDVPLQIRLYRDSELLGKAANEFWSAAIEWGSGLHESKRKQVAS
- a CDS encoding VOC family protein — encoded protein: MQVKRIVANFAVLDPGLARTFYQDVLGLELLMDHGWIQTFGSAAEMTVQVSFAAEGGSGTPVPDLSIEVDDLNAALEGMKAAGFSIEYGPVDEPWGVRRFFVRDPFGRLVNILAHV